The genome window AACCCCAATAACCAGAGCATTTCGGTGCGTAACGTAGCTCCTATGGCCTACAAACGCACGCATGTCAACGCTACCCTTATGCCGGATGGGCGCATCTTTGTAAACGGCGGGAATGAGAATGGAATTCAGTTCAACAATGCCTATGCAGTGTACGAGAGCGAGATATGGTCGCCCCTCACCGAGACCTTTAAGCGCGCTGCCGAGGCCCAGTGCCCCCGCACCTACCACTCCACCGCCCTGCTGCTGCTAGATGGCACCATCATCACCATGGGCGGCGGAGCGACCGGAGGGGATGACCCGGCAAGTGCACCTGAATGCGACAAAACCAAGGGCAACGCGCAGAAGGTCAACCAGCTCAACGCCGAGATCTACTACCCGCCCTACCTGCACAACGCCGACGGCAGCCTTGCCAGCCGTCCGGCGGTGCAGAGCGCGCCAGATCGGATTAGCTACGGCCAGAGCTTTACCCTGACCACCGACGTACCCGCCACAGTAGTGGAACGGGTGAACCTGGTGGCTTTTGGTGCGGTAACCCATGCCTTCAACATGGGCCAGCGCTTTATCGAGCTAAACTTTACGCGCACCGGCCCCAATACCCTTCAGGTGACGGCCCCGGCCAATGCAAAACTGGCCACCCCCGGCTACTACCAGCTTTACGTGCTGGATGGCCGGGGGGTGCCGTCGGAAGCTCGGGTTGTGCGTCTGCGGGATGCCAGCCAACCCTAGCGCACCTCGAAGGGGCCCAGGTCGGGGGCGCTGCCCTGGAGGCGGGGCCTGGCCTGGAAGTCTATGGCGGGAGCCCGCTCGGTAACGCCTTTGTCAATGGCCGGGCTGCTGCTTTGCAGAGTATAGTTGCCGCTGCCGTCGGGCTGGTAGTTGACAAAACCAGGGTCGAGGCTCAGGCTGCCCTGCTGGGTGCTGGTGAGCAGGCGCCAGTTGGTGGTGTTGTTCCAGGCCAGGTTGTTCACAAAGCGATTCACCCCGGTGTTGCCCTCCTCGCTAATGCCGCGGGGGTTGCCCACCACAATGTTGTTGGCTACCAGGAAGTTTTCGGCCCGGTTGCCGCGGGTGTTGTCGCCCGAGCCCACCGAGATACCACCAACTTGGTTGCCGAAGGAAAGATTGTTGCTGATGGTCACGGCGGTGGCGGCGTGCCAGGTAGTGATGCCAAAGCCCCGGGCCCGGTAGGTGATGTTGTTCTGCACCAGGCCGCGGGGCGCACCCTGATAGATGCCGTGGATGCGGGTGCAGGAACCTGCCGATAGGTCGCCGATGTCGTGTACCAGGTTGCCTAGCATCACCCCATCCGAGGAGTCGGGCGAGCTCATGTTAACCCCGGCCCCGCCGTTGGAGTCGCACTGGGCCCGGATGCCATAGACATGGTTGAACAAGAAGCGGTTGTAGGGGGCCCAGCTAATAATGCCGCTGTTGGTGGCGTTGGTAACTTCGAACCCGACGATATCCACGTAGCTGCCGTGCACATCAATACCAAAGAGGTTGCCCTGGGCGTTGAGTTTGGCGCCCCAGCGGGTTTCGGAGGCGATGGTGATACGCTGGTTTGATGTGCCGGAGACGTTTACCTGCACGGCCTCGTTGTAGGAGCCGGGGAGCACCCGCAGGACGTCGCCGGGCTTGAGTTTTTGCACGGCGAAGGAAATCGTGGCCCAGGGGCGCTCGCGGGAGCCGTCGTTGGTGTTGCTGCCGCCAGGGCCCACGTAGTAGGTGGGGCCGTTGGGCAGGGTGTAGCCACCATAATCTGCGCCAAACGAACCACCACCCGAGCCGCTGCCACCCGAGCCGCCGCTACCCGAGCCGCCAACCTGCAAGTTCAGGGTGGCGCTGGCACTTAGCCCTTCGGCATCGTAGACCCGAATGACCGCGGTGTTGCTACCGCTCACCAACGGAATCCAAAAGATAATGTTGCCGCTCTGGGTGGGTTGTATGGTGATGTCCTGCTCGGAGCCGCCGTTTACCTGGCGGGTCAGGCGGGTTACGGCCTTATCGTCGCTGACGCTTATCTCGGCCCGTGTGCCGGAACCGCTGATGCTGGCCCCGTTGGACGGGCTAAGGATGCGCAGGCTGGGCGCCTGGTTCGAAGAGGAGGAGGGGGGCACCTGTCCATCGGTGGAACAGGCCGCCAACAACCCGACCAGTAAGAGGAAGAAAAATCGCTGCATTGGGCAAAGCTCCTTGGGCAAAGGTGTTACCCTTGCCCCAACTGGGCCGGAAGTTGCACCTTGCCGACCGCAGATCGTTACAAACGATATCGGGTCAACCAAAGAGTTTTTTCTGATAAACGTTAAGCTGATATTTAAAAAACCTTGATTATTTAACGCGACAAGTCACGCCCGTAACAGGGGCTACTGTTGTCGAATGGGCGTGGCAAACAAACAGGCCATGCTGCACAAAGCCCCTATGCTGAGGGGCAGCAAATGCGTCTGATGCAGACGGTGGAAGGGTGTGTATGCTAAATGAACTGTTGTTGGCTTTGCTGGTAACACTGACGACTGTTGTGCTGGTGGGGCTATCCATGCCGCTGGCCCGGCGCCTGGGTATTGTAGACCGGCCGGGAGTCATCAAGATTCATACGCTGCCTACCCCACGCTTTGGTGGGGTGGGGATAGTGGCCGCTGTGCTGCTTTGGGGTTATTTCACTCAGGCCCTATCGGGCTGGGCGCTGTTGGGGCTGTTGATTATTGCCCTGACGGGCGGCCTGGACGACCGCTTTAGCCTTTCTCCCCGGCTACGTCTGCTGGCCGAGCTGGTGGCGGGGTTTGCGCTGGGTATGCACTTCTGGGGCGTTTTGGGCGGGCTGGGACTGGGGCTAGCAGTGGTGCTGGTGCTGCTCATGTCCAATGCGGTCAACCTAATCGACGGTATGAATGGTCTGGCTGCCGGCAATGCCCTTATCTCGGCGGCGGGGCTGGCCGCCTTGCTTTGGTCAACTACTGCTGGAGCAGGGCTGGCCGTAATTTTGGCTGCAAGCCTGCTGGGGTTTCTGTACTGGAACTACCCCAAGGCCAAAACCTTTATGGGCGATAGCGGCAGCCTGTCCATCGGCTATCTGCTGGCCATGCTATTGCTGATGGCTGCAACCCAGGGCTGGGCCACCTTCCTAGCTGCACTGGTGATGGTGGGCTTCCCTCTGTACGACACCGCGGCGGGCATTATCCGGCGCTGGCGGCGGGGCAAGCCCATCTTCGATGGGGATCGGGATCACACCTACGACCGGCTCGACCAGCTTTATTTGCAGAACCCGGCCAAAACCGTGGCGGTGGTCTGGCTGGTGAGCGGAGTGTTGGTACTGGTGGGCCTGGTGGTGGTTAAGGTGGGTGTTGGGATTGGGCTTGTTTTGAGTGCGCTGCTGGCGGCTATGTTGTTCTGGGGGGCATACCGTCTGGGCTCGCTGTAGGTTTACTCAGCGAGACGCTCCTGGGTGGGGCTATCTTCCAGGGCTCGGCGGCACTCGCGAAACACGTACAGTACAAGCACCGCGAAGGGTATATCGAGCTCGAGCGCCTCTTGCACGGCAAAGTAGCGTGCGGGGTCGGTGGCGCGCACGCGGGGTGCTAAGCCAGCCCATAGCTTTAGCAAGGCTTCGCGGCTTTTTGGGGGGGCCTCCTCGAAGCGTTTGAGTGGATCGGTGGGCAGGTTCATCTTGAGCAGGTAAGCCTGATCGGAATCCGTCACGCCCCCAGGTTAGACTCCCCTGAGTTTTTCAACAGTATTCCAGATTAAGCACCGACCAACCGTTTAGCTGAGAGGATGCTGGGTAGCTCCACCTCGAGCGGGCGTTCTTCCAGGCTAAAGGCATTGCGCATATGCACTGGATCGGCGGTATTGCCCATCTTGAGCTGGAGGTACTGGTCGCGGGTGATGGGGCTGAAGGGCAGGGGCGAGATGAGGGGAACCACCCAGTCCATCAGGGTCAGCGGGATGGGGAGTAGGGGTTTGCGGGAGCCCAGGGTGTCGCGAACCAGGAGCAGCAGCTCGCGGAAGGTATATTCCTTGGGCCCTACCAGGTTGTAGCTGCGGTGAATGGTG of Meiothermus sp. contains these proteins:
- a CDS encoding glycosyltransferase family 4 protein, with protein sequence MLNELLLALLVTLTTVVLVGLSMPLARRLGIVDRPGVIKIHTLPTPRFGGVGIVAAVLLWGYFTQALSGWALLGLLIIALTGGLDDRFSLSPRLRLLAELVAGFALGMHFWGVLGGLGLGLAVVLVLLMSNAVNLIDGMNGLAAGNALISAAGLAALLWSTTAGAGLAVILAASLLGFLYWNYPKAKTFMGDSGSLSIGYLLAMLLLMAATQGWATFLAALVMVGFPLYDTAAGIIRRWRRGKPIFDGDRDHTYDRLDQLYLQNPAKTVAVVWLVSGVLVLVGLVVVKVGVGIGLVLSALLAAMLFWGAYRLGSL
- a CDS encoding choice-of-anchor Q domain-containing protein, which encodes MQRFFFLLLVGLLAACSTDGQVPPSSSSNQAPSLRILSPSNGASISGSGTRAEISVSDDKAVTRLTRQVNGGSEQDITIQPTQSGNIIFWIPLVSGSNTAVIRVYDAEGLSASATLNLQVGGSGSGGSGGSGSGGGSFGADYGGYTLPNGPTYYVGPGGSNTNDGSRERPWATISFAVQKLKPGDVLRVLPGSYNEAVQVNVSGTSNQRITIASETRWGAKLNAQGNLFGIDVHGSYVDIVGFEVTNATNSGIISWAPYNRFLFNHVYGIRAQCDSNGGAGVNMSSPDSSDGVMLGNLVHDIGDLSAGSCTRIHGIYQGAPRGLVQNNITYRARGFGITTWHAATAVTISNNLSFGNQVGGISVGSGDNTRGNRAENFLVANNIVVGNPRGISEEGNTGVNRFVNNLAWNNTTNWRLLTSTQQGSLSLDPGFVNYQPDGSGNYTLQSSSPAIDKGVTERAPAIDFQARPRLQGSAPDLGPFEVR